The genomic region CTCTTCCCGGTGTTCGCACAGGCTCGTGAAAAGGCTCGCCAGATCACCTGCTCCTCCAACCTGAAACAAGTTGGGACAGCGACTCTGATGTATATGCAGGACAATGACGAAAATTTATTCCCGTTCGTCATTACCGACGGAGCGACAGGAATGCCGATTTTCTGGGACGGTGAGGCGGACTTCTCCCAGAACCCAATCGGCTTCAATCCCTCCAAGGGACTGCTTCAGCCTTATATCAAGACAGCGGGCGTCGCGAACTGCATGGATGCGGAAAGCATGCCGGTGGTCGCGGGAAACATTCCCAGCTTTGCTTATGGCGTCAATGAATTCCTGATGCCTGGCGACCTCTCCAATATCAACGACCACGATGTGGACAAGCCCGCCGAGACGATCTATATCGCGGACTCCGCGACGGGATATCAGGATAAAATCTACCGCAACAATATCCTCTACCCGCACGAGCCCATGGTCCACGCCCGGCACGGCGGCGACACCGCCAACATTCTCTGGTTTGATGGACATGTGAAGTCCTCTAAGATCACAACGAGCCCGACGGATCATTACGAAACCGCCGCATGGTACGCGGCGAACCATCTCGGCAGCCTCAATCCCTCGTCGTCCGTCAGCACGGACCGGGATTACTACTACAAACTGCAAAAGGGCGGTTAGCAAATCGGACAATAGCCTCCGATGCTCGGCGACGCGCATATCTTCTCACGGAGCCTGTCCGGGACAATGATCTTGTCCCGGACATGAGAAACCCGCTTGAGCGCCGCCGGCGCCTTTCTTCCACGCCGCTTCAAAGGATCTGTACGTATGAGTATCCCACCATCTCGCCGGACGCTGCGCGCCGCCGGCGTTCTCGCGACGTTCTCCGCGCTGTGCGCCGCGCTTCCCGCGCAGGCCGCTCCCGTTTCCCCGATCGCTCAGGCGAAGACGGTCCATATGACGGGAACGTTCTCGATGGGAGGGCAGGACGGCAAGCGGATTCCGGTCTACCAGATTAAGGC from Capsulimonas corticalis harbors:
- a CDS encoding DUF1559 domain-containing protein, encoding MTRTKSSSLRSRRLGFTLIELLVVIAIIAILAAVLFPVFAQAREKARQITCSSNLKQVGTATLMYMQDNDENLFPFVITDGATGMPIFWDGEADFSQNPIGFNPSKGLLQPYIKTAGVANCMDAESMPVVAGNIPSFAYGVNEFLMPGDLSNINDHDVDKPAETIYIADSATGYQDKIYRNNILYPHEPMVHARHGGDTANILWFDGHVKSSKITTSPTDHYETAAWYAANHLGSLNPSSSVSTDRDYYYKLQKGG